The DNA segment AGTACCGCGACGTTGAAATCCGCGCCGCCCGTGGCAACACGCTCACCGCCAAAAGCTGGCTGACTGAAGCGCCGCTGCGCATGCTGATGAACAACCTCGACCCGCAAGTGGCCGAGAACCCGAAAGAGTTGGTGGTGTACGGCGGTATCGGCCGTGCGGCGCGTAACTGGGAATGCTACGACCAGATCGTCGAAAGCCTGACCAACCTGAACGACGACGAAACCCTGCTGGTGCAATCCGGCAAGCCGGTCGGCGTGTTCAAGACCCACAGCAATGCCCCGCGTGTGCTGATCGCCAACTCCAACCTGGTGCCGCACTGGGCCAGTTGGGAGCATTTCAACGAACTGGATGCCAAGGGCCTGGCCATGTACGGCCAGATGACTGCCGGCAGCTGGATCTACATCGGCAGCCAGGGCATCGTCCAGGGCACCTACGAAACCTTCGTTGAGGCCGGTCGCCAACATTACGACAGCAACCTCAAAGGCCGTTGGGTGCTCACTGCCGGCCTCGGCGGCATGGGCGGCGCCCAACCGCTGGCCGCGACCCTGGCCGGCGCGTGCTCGCTGAACATTGAATGCCAGCAGGTCAGTATCGACTTCCGCTTGAACAGCCGTTATGTCGACGAACAAGCCAGCGACCTCGACGACGCCCTGGCGCGCATCGCCAAGTACACCAAGGAAGGCAAGGCCATCTCCATCGCCCTGCTGGGCAACGCTGCCGAAATCCTCCCGGAACTGGTCAAGCGCGGCGTGCGCCCGGACATGGTCACCGACCAGACCAGCGCCCACGACCCACTCAATGGTTACCTGCCTGCCGGCTGGACCTGGGAGCAGTACCGCGCCCGTGCCAAGACCGAGCCGGCTGCCGTGATCAAGGCCGCCAAACAGTCGATGGCCGTACACGTCAAGGCGATGCTGGACTTCCAGAAGATGGGCGTACCGACCTTCGACTACGGCAACAACATCCGTCAGATGGCGCAGGAAGAAGGCGTGGAAAATGCCTTCGACTTCCCAGGCTTTGTACCGGCCTACATCCGCCCGCTGTTCTGCCGTGGCATAGGCCCGTTCCGTTGGGCGGCACTGTCGGGCGACCCGCAGGACATCTACAAGACCGACGCCAAGGTCAAAGAGCTGATCCCCGACGACGCCCACCTGCACAACTGGCTGGACATGGCCCGCGAGCGCATCAGCTTCCAGGGCCTGCCGGCGCGCATCTGCTGGGTTGGCCTGGGCCAACGCGCCAAGCTCGGCCTGGCATTCAACGAAATGGTACGCAGCGGCGAACTGTCGGCGCCGGTGGTGATCGGCCGCGACCACCTGGACTCCGGCTCGGTGGCCAGCCCCAACCGCGAAACCGAATCCATGCAGGACGGTTCTGATGCCGTGTCCGACTGGCCGCTGCTCAACGCCCTGCTCAACACCGCCAGCGGCGCGACCTGGGTTTCGCTGCACCACGGTGGTGGCGTGGGCATGGGCTTCTCCCAGCACTCCGGCATGGTCATCGTCTGCGACGGCACCGACGAAGCCGCCGAGCGTATTGCCCGCGTGCTGCACAACGACCCGGCCACCGGGGTGATGCGTCATGCTGATGCGGGTTATCAGATCGCGATTGATTGCGCCAAGGAGCAGGGCCTGAACCTGCCAATGATCAAGTAACGCCTGGCTCGGTTCCTGTGGGAGCTGGCTTGCCTGCGATGCGGGCGACTGGGTCTGTCAGGCAGACCACAGTGATGCAATCGCAGGCAAGCCAGCTCCCACATTTGACCTGCTGTGTATTTGAAACATGTTTGAGCCGCACCACCGAAAACAATCCATTAGAGGTTGAACACCCATGGCTGCAAAAGACGCGCGTGCAAGCTCCACCCCGTTGATCGAAAGGCGTTCGATCGACTACATCCCGGAAGCGGAAAGACACGGTCGTCTATTGAGCCAGTTCACCCTGTGGATGGGCGCCAACCTGCAAATCACCGCGATTGTCACCGGGGCCCTGGCCGTGGTGCTGGGCGGTGATGTGTTCTGGTCGTTGATCGGTCTGTTGATCGGTCAACTGCTGGGCGGCGGCGTGATGGCGTTGCATGCGGCGCAAGGGCCCAGGCTTGGCCTGCCGCAGATGATTTCCAGCCGGGTGCAGTTCGGTGTGTATGGCGCAGCCATCCCGATTGTGCTGGTGTGTTTGATGTACCTCGGTTTCACCGCCACCGGGACCGTGCTGTCCGGCCAGGCGCTGGGCCAGTTGTTTGGGGTCAGCGACAGCGTTGGCATTCTGATTTTCGCCAGTGTCATCGTGCTGGTCACGGTGCTCGGTTACCGGGTGATCCATTTCATCGGCCGTGTCGCCAGCGTCATTGGGGTGATTGCCTTTGTCTACCTGTTCAGCCGTCTGATGAGCCAGACCGACGTTGGCGCGCTCCTGAAAATCCGTCACTTCAGCTGGAGCAGCTTCCTGCTCGCGGTGTCGCTCGCGGCCTCCTGGCAAATCGCCTTTGGGCCTTATGTGGCTGACTATTCCCGCTACCTGCCGCGCAACACATCCTCGGTGAAAACCTTTCTGGCCGCAGGCGCAGGTTCGGTCATTGGCGCCCAGGTGGCGATGATCCTCGGCGTGTTTGCCGCTGCGATGTCCAATGGGAAATTTGCCGGTAACGAAGTGGCCTACATCGTAGGTCTGGGCGGCACGGGGGCCACGGCGGCATTGCTGTACTTCAGCATCGCATTCGGCAAGGTCACCATCTCCACGCTGAACTCCTACGGCAGCTTTATGTGCATTGCGACCATCGTCAGCGGCTTTCGTGGGCGCATGGAGGTCACGCGCCTGCAGCGCCTGGTTTTCGTGCTGCTGATCGTCGGTGCGGCGACCCTGATCGCGTTGCTCGGCCAGCACTCGTTCCTCAGTGCGTTCAAGTCCTTCATCCTGTTTTTGCTGGCGTTCTTTACACCCTGGAGCGCGATCAACCTGGTGGACTACTACTGCATCACCCGCGACCGCTATGACGTGCCGGCACTGGCCGATCCGAACGGTCGCTACGGCCGCTGGAACCTGCTGGGTATCAGCGTCTACGTGTTCGGGGTGCTGGTGCAGTTGCCGTTCATCGCCACCAAGTTCTACACCGGCCCCCTGGTGGCCAGCCTGGGCGGGGTGGATATTTCCTGGATCATCGGCCTGGTACTGCCCGCCGCCCTGTATTACGTGTGTGCAAAAAAATGGCACGGCGCAATGCCTGAACGACTGATTTTGCCGATAGAGCAGGGCGCTACAGCTATAGCTACCCCTAAAAACAACGGGCTGATTACACAAGCCTGATGGGACGTGGACAAGGCAGGATGCCTTTTGACTGCCGTAATCCATTTCATGATTGGGAGCGTCACATAATGAGAATGCATAAGATCCTGCTGACCCCATTGCTCGCCGCCGGCCTGTTGGCCAGTGCTGGCGCCACCCAGGCGGCCGGTTGGTGCGAGTCGGGCAAACCGGTGAAGTTCGCCGGCCTGAACTGGGAAAGCGGCATGTTGCTGACCGACGTCCTGCAAGTGGTCCTGGAAAAAGGCTACGACTGCAAAACCGATAGCCTGCCGGGCAATTCCATCACCATGGAAAACGCCCTGGGCAGCAACGATATCCAGATCTTCGCCGAAGAGTGGGTTGGCCGTAGCGAAGTGTGGAA comes from the Pseudomonas shahriarae genome and includes:
- the hutU gene encoding urocanate hydratase — its product is MTDFSQNKPTKYRDVEIRAARGNTLTAKSWLTEAPLRMLMNNLDPQVAENPKELVVYGGIGRAARNWECYDQIVESLTNLNDDETLLVQSGKPVGVFKTHSNAPRVLIANSNLVPHWASWEHFNELDAKGLAMYGQMTAGSWIYIGSQGIVQGTYETFVEAGRQHYDSNLKGRWVLTAGLGGMGGAQPLAATLAGACSLNIECQQVSIDFRLNSRYVDEQASDLDDALARIAKYTKEGKAISIALLGNAAEILPELVKRGVRPDMVTDQTSAHDPLNGYLPAGWTWEQYRARAKTEPAAVIKAAKQSMAVHVKAMLDFQKMGVPTFDYGNNIRQMAQEEGVENAFDFPGFVPAYIRPLFCRGIGPFRWAALSGDPQDIYKTDAKVKELIPDDAHLHNWLDMARERISFQGLPARICWVGLGQRAKLGLAFNEMVRSGELSAPVVIGRDHLDSGSVASPNRETESMQDGSDAVSDWPLLNALLNTASGATWVSLHHGGGVGMGFSQHSGMVIVCDGTDEAAERIARVLHNDPATGVMRHADAGYQIAIDCAKEQGLNLPMIK
- a CDS encoding purine-cytosine permease family protein encodes the protein MAAKDARASSTPLIERRSIDYIPEAERHGRLLSQFTLWMGANLQITAIVTGALAVVLGGDVFWSLIGLLIGQLLGGGVMALHAAQGPRLGLPQMISSRVQFGVYGAAIPIVLVCLMYLGFTATGTVLSGQALGQLFGVSDSVGILIFASVIVLVTVLGYRVIHFIGRVASVIGVIAFVYLFSRLMSQTDVGALLKIRHFSWSSFLLAVSLAASWQIAFGPYVADYSRYLPRNTSSVKTFLAAGAGSVIGAQVAMILGVFAAAMSNGKFAGNEVAYIVGLGGTGATAALLYFSIAFGKVTISTLNSYGSFMCIATIVSGFRGRMEVTRLQRLVFVLLIVGAATLIALLGQHSFLSAFKSFILFLLAFFTPWSAINLVDYYCITRDRYDVPALADPNGRYGRWNLLGISVYVFGVLVQLPFIATKFYTGPLVASLGGVDISWIIGLVLPAALYYVCAKKWHGAMPERLILPIEQGATAIATPKNNGLITQA